Within Campylobacter jejuni, the genomic segment AATTGCATGTGCTCCTTTAAAAAGGGGTAATAAAGAAGGATGAAGGTTAATTGCCTTAATATTTTTTGTAAAAACAGGACTTAAAATTCTCATAAAACCTGCCAATACAGTAAGATTTGCTCCACTTTCTTTGATTTTTTGTACCAAAATCGTATCAAATTCTTCACGAGTATTATAAGCCTTATGATCAACAATGACAGTATCAAGACCAAATTTTTTTGCCCTTTGTATACCAAAAGCATCTTTTTTGTTACAAAGGCAAAGTACTACTTCATAGGTATTTTCCCCTATGGTTTTTTTATGAAGTTTTTCTAAAATATTTTCTAAATTACCTCCATTTCCACTAAAAAGTACAGCTAATTTTACAAGCATTTTAATCCTTTGATAAGTTTTAAAGCGTCAAAGCTATTTTTATTAAATTTATATTTTTTTGCAACAAGTCCATGAGCTAAAGTAGCATTTTTTGCTGCTTCTAAAGCGCTAAAACCAAAACCTAAATGTGCAGCAATCATTCCACTTAAAACATCTCCACTCCCACCTTTAGCTAAGGCTTGATTTCCTAAATTTACAACAAATAATTTTTCTTTTTGTGCAATAATAGGATTTGCTCCTTTTAAAACAAGAACACAATCATAATTTTGTGAAAATTTTCTAGCATAGAAAAAGCGATTTTTTTGCAATGTTTCTATATCTAAATTCTCATCAAAGCACATTTTATAAAGTTTTATAAATTCTTTTGGATGAGGGGTTATAACAATATCTTTTCTGTTTAAATACCAAAGCAAAGCTTCACTTAAAAAGCAGTTTGCATCCAAGATCAAAGGAGTGTTTTGCAAAATTTCATCTTTTAGAAAATCCAAATTTTCAAGCCCCATACCTAAAGCAATAGCACTTGCATTATTTTCAATTTTTTCTTTTAACATCAAAAGAGGCGAGAAACTTTTTTGTGCTACTAAAGAAACAAGACCTGCTCCAAAATTTAAGGCTCCAAGTCCTGCTAAAGTTCCAGCACTTGCATTGGCAACTATATAAATATGGCCAAAATTTCCTTTATTGGCGTTGATTTTTCTATCTATAGTTTTTAAATCTTTTTTTTCAAGCAAAAAAGCTTGAGAATTAGGGTAAAATTTCTTAGAGCTAATGCCTAAATTGGCTATTTTAATCCTTCCTACAAATTCCTTAGCAAAATCTTCAAGTAAAATTTCCTTTAAAGCTCCCATACAAAATGTAATATCAGCTTTAAAACAAGGATAAAATCCCAAATTTGTAGGTATATCACAAGCTATTTTTAAAGCTTTGCTTTGATTAACTTTTTGAATAATTAAACTTGTTTTTTCATCTAAACAACGATTTGAACCTGTACCTAAAATACAATCAACAATAATATGAAATTTTTTAAAATTGGGTTCTTTTTTACAAAATTTAAAAGCATAATTTTGTAAAATTTGCTCTTGTTTTTTAAAAAGCGTATTTTCTTTAAAGCCTATTTTATAAGCTTTAGCGTGTTTTAAATTTCTTAAAGCCACCAAGCCATCTGAAGCGTTGTTACCCCCGCCTAATAAAAAAAGTGTTTTTACTTTTCTAATCTTGCGTTGAATGCGAATTTTTTTAGCTTCTTTTTTAATCAGCTTAGCTAAATTTAATCCCGCATTTTCCATTAAAATAAGCTCATCTAAGCCTTTATTTATAGCATTTTGTTCTAAAATTTTTATATTATCAATAATAGCTTTCATAATCTTTTTTCACCAAAAAATATATATTTTTTTCTCTTTCTTCTTCAAATTTTTTCATTTTAGGTAAAAATTTCTGGATCAAAGCACGAAAATTCTTAAAACCATAATTTTGCGGATGAAAATCCGAGTATTTGCGGTTCATATTAGTGCGGATTTGTGCATATTCGGCACGCCCTTTTTCATCGATAAGCTGTTCGGTGATATTGATTAAAGCTCTTAAATAATCCTTACTTAAAATATCTTCTTTTTTACTCTCATCTTTATCTAAATAAAAAAATTCACTAAAAGCATTTACATAGGATTTTATAGACTTTTCAAGCCCCATTCCTATAACTTGTTTTTTATTTTCTCTTAATTTTTGAATGAGTGAAGTATAATCACTATCGCTTGAAACAATAACAAAAATATCTATATTTTTTTCATAAAATATGGACATGATTTCAGTGATTAAATACATATCGCTTGAGTTTTTGTTGGCTGCAAAATTAAATTGTTGCATAGCGATTAAAGAATATTCAGCAATTTGCTCTCTCCAACCTTGTATATTTTTTTGAGTCCAATCCCCATAAATGCGTTTAATGATAACCTCTCCATAATCTGAAGCGATATCAAAAATACTTTTAGCGTATTTTGCAGGGATATTTTCTGCATCTATAAAGATAGCTATACTTTTATTTTCCATTTTAATTCCTTGCTCTAAAGCTTAAAGCTTCTAAAATATGGGTTTTGTTAATATTAAGACTTTGTTCTAAATCCGCTATACTTCTTGAAACTTTTAAAATTTTATTAAGCGATCGCAAAGAAAGATTATAACGTGAAATTGCTAAATCTAGCGTATCTTTGGCATCTTTTTCCAATACACAAAAACGACTTAAATCTTCATCTTTTAATTTCCCATTAAATTCTTTTTGCCCCCGTTTTTTACTAAAAATAAAAGCTTGTAAAATTTTTTCACTCATTTCTTTAGAACTTATACTCGTTTTATCATCCTTGCTGATCTCATCCATAGCTACATAAAGATCAATCCTATCCATAATAGGAGCTGAAATGTGATTTTTGTATTTTTTAATCTCATTTTCACTACAAACACAAGAAAGATTTTTAGAAAATAAATTTCCACAAGGACAAGGATTTTGGGCAGCTATAAAGCTAAATTTTGTTTCATAAGTGATTTTAGAATTTACTCTTGAAATATGAATTTTATGATCCTCCAAAGGTTCTCTTAAACTCTCTATGATTTGCTTGTTAAAATGTGGAAATTCATCAAAAAACAATACTCCACCATTTGCAAGTGCGACTTCTCCAATTCTAGCATTTTTTGTTCCTCCGCCAAAAATACTTGCTCTTGTAGAAGTATGATGAGGATGACGAAAAGCACGAATTTTAGTAAATTCACAATCTTTTGAATCTAAAGACATATAAGCATTTTGCGTTAAAATTTCACTTAAACTTTGAGGAGGCATGATATAAACAAGGCGTTTAGCACACATACTTTTACCACTTCCTGGACTTCCTTCAAGTAAGATATTATGCATACCTAAAGCAGCTATCATACAAGCTCTTTTAGCTTTTTCCTGCCCTTTGATATCTTTAAAATCAAGTTTAAAATCCATATTTTGTAAAAAAATTTCATTTTCTATTTGTAAAGGACTTGCGAATAAAGGATGATTGTGAGAAAAACGAAAATTTTCATAATTTTTTTCTTTAAAAAACTCTATTGCTT encodes:
- a CDS encoding YifB family Mg chelatase-like AAA ATPase, whose amino-acid sequence is MKKLKCISFHEGLDIIEVESTFTRGLPNLSIVGLASVAIKESVERIKATLLSCDFAFPAKKITINLSPSGIPKKGSHFDLAIALLILLQNEELDDFFVVGELGLDGSIKSTNELFSLLLFLSAKIKKAKIVVPKSIAQKASMIPNLEVYGLENLNEAIEFFKEKNYENFRFSHNHPLFASPLQIENEIFLQNMDFKLDFKDIKGQEKAKRACMIAALGMHNILLEGSPGSGKSMCAKRLVYIMPPQSLSEILTQNAYMSLDSKDCEFTKIRAFRHPHHTSTRASIFGGGTKNARIGEVALANGGVLFFDEFPHFNKQIIESLREPLEDHKIHISRVNSKITYETKFSFIAAQNPCPCGNLFSKNLSCVCSENEIKKYKNHISAPIMDRIDLYVAMDEISKDDKTSISSKEMSEKILQAFIFSKKRGQKEFNGKLKDEDLSRFCVLEKDAKDTLDLAISRYNLSLRSLNKILKVSRSIADLEQSLNINKTHILEALSFRARN
- a CDS encoding NYN domain-containing protein — translated: MENKSIAIFIDAENIPAKYAKSIFDIASDYGEVIIKRIYGDWTQKNIQGWREQIAEYSLIAMQQFNFAANKNSSDMYLITEIMSIFYEKNIDIFVIVSSDSDYTSLIQKLRENKKQVIGMGLEKSIKSYVNAFSEFFYLDKDESKKEDILSKDYLRALINITEQLIDEKGRAEYAQIRTNMNRKYSDFHPQNYGFKNFRALIQKFLPKMKKFEEEREKNIYFLVKKDYESYY
- the purN gene encoding phosphoribosylglycinamide formyltransferase yields the protein MLVKLAVLFSGNGGNLENILEKLHKKTIGENTYEVVLCLCNKKDAFGIQRAKKFGLDTVIVDHKAYNTREEFDTILVQKIKESGANLTVLAGFMRILSPVFTKNIKAINLHPSLLPLFKGAHAIKESYESDMKVAGVSVHWVSEELDGGMIIAQKAFEKRNLSFEEFEEKIHSLEHEILPLSVIEIFS
- a CDS encoding bifunctional ADP-dependent NAD(P)H-hydrate dehydratase/NAD(P)H-hydrate epimerase, with protein sequence MKAIIDNIKILEQNAINKGLDELILMENAGLNLAKLIKKEAKKIRIQRKIRKVKTLFLLGGGNNASDGLVALRNLKHAKAYKIGFKENTLFKKQEQILQNYAFKFCKKEPNFKKFHIIVDCILGTGSNRCLDEKTSLIIQKVNQSKALKIACDIPTNLGFYPCFKADITFCMGALKEILLEDFAKEFVGRIKIANLGISSKKFYPNSQAFLLEKKDLKTIDRKINANKGNFGHIYIVANASAGTLAGLGALNFGAGLVSLVAQKSFSPLLMLKEKIENNASAIALGMGLENLDFLKDEILQNTPLILDANCFLSEALLWYLNRKDIVITPHPKEFIKLYKMCFDENLDIETLQKNRFFYARKFSQNYDCVLVLKGANPIIAQKEKLFVVNLGNQALAKGGSGDVLSGMIAAHLGFGFSALEAAKNATLAHGLVAKKYKFNKNSFDALKLIKGLKCL